The DNA window CGACGATTTCGCGCGGATAACCGACGAAATTGAGGCGGGGACGCACACGACGATAACCGGATACGCCGATTCGTCCCTCGAGGACGAACCCGACAGTTCCCCAGTCGCGGACGCCTCGGTCGCATCGGTCGACGGCGAGGAGGCGGACGTCGATCTCGCCGTCTTGTACGCAGACGAGGAGTACGCGGACAGCGAACGACTCGAATCCGAAATCCACGCAGAACAGAGCGGAGACGAAGTCGAAGTCGAAGACAGTGACGTGGATGGTCGACTCGTTAGACTCGAGTACGCGATGGCGGCCGAGGACTACCTCTGATCGACCGCTCTATCTCGACACGAGCGGACGACGCCACCGCAGCGCGACTCACTCCGGTTTCTCTGTCGTTTCGTGGACGGCTGCGGTGGCTCGCTTCGTCTCCTCGTCGGTAAATGCACACCACGCCAACCGGTCGATCTCGAGGGGCGAATACGACGAGACGAATGACAGCCACTCGCCCGAAGCGATCGTTCGGGCGGTCGTCGACGTATCGAGGGGTGCGGAGTCGAGTTCGGCAATCACCGATTCAATCAACGTGGTGACCGTCGATGTCGGCCTGATCGTCTCGACGCCGGCGAGTTGGCGGAGGTACTGAAAGCTCGAGGGGCCGACACCGGAAATCGAGCCGATCGGGTCCGAATCGTAGCGATAGTGATCCGCGGAACTGGCCCAGCCGACTAGCGATTCGAGGTCGCCCTCCTCGGGGCGTTCGGCGAGTACGCGTGCGGCCTCGAGCAACACGGTTCGATTTCGACGGACGGTGAACACCTCACGGAGGTCCTCGTCGTCGATTTCGAGTGCGGCGAGCGAATCGAACGAATCGACGCGATCGGTCTCGACGAACGTCGCTTGGAATCGTTCGACGGCAGGCTTGACACCGCTGATGAATTGTTGACCAGTCGTCGAGGCGGCGACCTCGGCTACCAGGAGTCGCGGTTCGTCGCCCGTCCACCGGCGGTACTCACGAAACTCTGTCGCGCGTTCCTCGCCCGAACTGGTAGTTGCGTACTGATCGAGGATATCCTGAACCGCCTCGCTCATGCTCTCTTCCTAACACGTCACACGGGAGACGTATAGCTGTATCGCCACACTACGTCTCGTCACCGCTCTCTGGCACGGATCCCGGTTCTTCAGCAAATCCGTAAAACGAGAGGTCAGCGAAATGTCTGCGTTCCGACTACTACGGCGAGCCGTTCGTGATCGTCGTGTGGGCACCGATGAGTGCGCCTGCGAGGTCTAAATCCTCGAGGTGGGTTCCCTCGTCGATGATCGACCGGCGGATGTCACCGTTTTGGACCGTCGCCGACGGGAAAATTACGGCGTGCTCGAGCGTCGTGTTCTCGAGAGTAACGTCGGCCATCACGTGTACGTTGTCGCCGACCGAGACGTTCTCGAGAGAGGCCGAATCGGCGATCAGCGAGTCGCCGTCTAAGTGCCAGGCGACGGCGTCGAGGTAGCTTTCGGGAGTGCCGATGTCGAACCAGGCACCTTCGAACGTGTAGGCGTACGTCGGTTCGCGATTTTGCAGCCATTGAACGAACCAGCCGGGTTCGTCCGGATTGTTTCCCTCCTCGAGGTACGTCGACAGCAGCGAGAGCGAGTCGCGGGGAAACGCGTAGCAGGCGATCGAGACCAGCGTGCTCTTTGGCGTCTCGGGCTTTTCCTGAAAGTCCACGACGCGGTCGTCCTCGAGTTCGACGAGGCCGTAGGATTTCGCTTTTTCGCGCGAGCCGACGTCGTAGGCGGCCAGCGTCGGCGAGCCGACGCTCTCGAAGTAATCCAGAAAGTCGGAGACGTCGAAACTGATCAGATTGTCGCCAGCGATGACGAGCAGGTCGTCGTCGACCTCCTCTCGCTCGATAAGCTGGGCGAGTGCACCGACGACGCCGAACTTGTCGTCTTCTTCGTCCGTCTGTTCGATCGAGAGCGTCGGTTTCTCGAATTCGCTCGAGGCCAGGTGTGCTTCGAAGTCGGCGGCGAAACGCTCGTTGGTGCTGACGTACACTTCATCGATTCGCTCGTCCGCCTCGAGTTCGGCGAAGATACGGTCGATGACGGTCGATTCGCCGATGGGGAGGAACATCTTCGGCCGGTGTTTCGTAATCGGCCACATCCGCGTTGCGTACCCGCCGGCGAGGACGACGGCTTTCATAGCCCGAGTATTCTGCTGGGTACGGTAAGTGGTTTGTCCTTTCAACGGTGAGTACGCCAGCGAGCCTTACAAAGCAAGAGACGTAAATGCCCGCCGGCCGTTTGCTCGTGGTATGCGTGAGGCCGACGAAACGACGCGACAGCGATTGGCCGGTGCGCTGAGAGCGGAGCCCGCGACGCCGAGTGAACTGGCCGTGAAATTGGACTTGACACCCGAGTCGGTCCTCCGTCACGCCGAGCACGTCTCCCGTTCGATCGACGGCGACGAAACCGACGAACAATTCCTCGTCGCGCCGCCGACGTGTCGTGAGTGTGGGTTCGACTCGTTCGACGACCTGTTGAACGTTCCGTCGCGTTGCCCCAGTTGCAAGAGTGAGTCCATTTCCGAACCGGCGTTCACGATCGAGTAACACGTCACGGCGAAGAACAGATCAACGGCCGATGACAACCTGAAACGGATTCGGTACTAATATTTAGTGCGACGCCGAGAAATCGGTACGAACCCTCGACTGCAGAACGGGTGTGGATTCCCCTAACCGTCACGCTGACACCCACTATCGACCCTTCATCGGGTATCCGCCTGCCTCGAGCGGTCCGACGGAGAACATGTATGACTGCTACGTCCCATTCCGAGAGTGACTGTGTCGAGTTCGCGCTGACGATCCTCGACACCCTCGAGACATGCGAGACGACGGCGACGACTGTCGACGAGGTGTTTCGTCTCCTCGCTGAACAACGCCGACGGCTACTCGTCGACGTCATGCGGACGTTCGGTGAACCGATTACGCTACCGGACGCCGCCGAGGAGGTCGCCGTTCGTGAAACGGGCAAACCCGTCTCGAGCATTTCGGCCGAACGCGTCCACGAAGTCTACATCTCCCTGTATCATGATCACCTCCCGAGACTCGTCGATTCCGGCTTGCTCGAGTACGATCAGGAACGGGACATGGTCTTTCCCGCTGCGCTCCGGAATCTCACATTTTGACGTTCGACGTCGACGTGAGGTCGTCATCGTCGTCGATCGGCCCGTGGCCGACGAACTCGTACGCTCCATCGGAAAAATAAACCACACCGTCAGCGACCGTAACCTCGAGTTCGGTGAGGTACGCCCCCTCGCAGGGACCGTACGTACACTCACCGGAGTGACTATCGAAGTACGCGCCGTGGTTCGCACAAATCAACTCTCCGTCTCGTATCGGTGCACCCGATCCTTTGTCGATTTTGATGTGGGTCAGGTGTTGACAGTAGTTTAGCCAGCAGGTGACATGTGGTTCTGCTCGACTATCGTCTGCGCTGTTCCCGTCGTTCTCGCCGCCCCTGCCGTCCTCGCTGTGTCCGTCGGTTTCGCCGTCTCCGTCGCCGTCGCCCGCATCACCGTTCGTCACAAGGATCGCTTCTCGTTCGTCCTCGCCGTCCGTCACGCGAAAGAGAACCGTCGAATCCGCTGGAATGTCCTCGAGTGCGACGATTGCGCCGTCCATTGGCGCGTCGTTTTGGGTCACCGCCCCTGAACGTTGCGATGTCCGTCGTCGCGTGGCGCGTCGACGCGTGGACGTTCTCCTCACGCTCACCCGTCGAGTGTCTGACGCAATTTTAACACCTCGAGTCACCAATCATCGTCTATGAACTCCCTCCTCGTCTACGGCTCGTACGGCTATACCGGCCGACTAATCGCGCGTGAAGCCGTCTCTCGAGGAGGGACGCCGGTTCTCGC is part of the Natronorubrum sediminis genome and encodes:
- a CDS encoding sugar phosphate nucleotidyltransferase, which encodes MKAVVLAGGYATRMWPITKHRPKMFLPIGESTVIDRIFAELEADERIDEVYVSTNERFAADFEAHLASSEFEKPTLSIEQTDEEDDKFGVVGALAQLIEREEVDDDLLVIAGDNLISFDVSDFLDYFESVGSPTLAAYDVGSREKAKSYGLVELEDDRVVDFQEKPETPKSTLVSIACYAFPRDSLSLLSTYLEEGNNPDEPGWFVQWLQNREPTYAYTFEGAWFDIGTPESYLDAVAWHLDGDSLIADSASLENVSVGDNVHVMADVTLENTTLEHAVIFPSATVQNGDIRRSIIDEGTHLEDLDLAGALIGAHTTITNGSP
- a CDS encoding transcriptional regulator, which codes for MREADETTRQRLAGALRAEPATPSELAVKLDLTPESVLRHAEHVSRSIDGDETDEQFLVAPPTCRECGFDSFDDLLNVPSRCPSCKSESISEPAFTIE
- a CDS encoding DUF7344 domain-containing protein — encoded protein: MTATSHSESDCVEFALTILDTLETCETTATTVDEVFRLLAEQRRRLLVDVMRTFGEPITLPDAAEEVAVRETGKPVSSISAERVHEVYISLYHDHLPRLVDSGLLEYDQERDMVFPAALRNLTF
- a CDS encoding Rieske (2Fe-2S) protein; this encodes MDGAIVALEDIPADSTVLFRVTDGEDEREAILVTNGDAGDGDGDGETDGHSEDGRGGENDGNSADDSRAEPHVTCWLNYCQHLTHIKIDKGSGAPIRDGELICANHGAYFDSHSGECTYGPCEGAYLTELEVTVADGVVYFSDGAYEFVGHGPIDDDDDLTSTSNVKM